The Paenibacillus sp. FSL R7-0345 DNA segment ATGCTCGTAGACGGTCTGATAGTCAGCCAGCACCTGACAAGGGTGCGCCAGATCGCTCAGGCCGTTGATCACAGGGACAGAGGCGTAGCGGGCCAGATCTTCCACCTTATCATGGCCGAAGGTGCGGATCATAATCCCGTCGAGATAACGGGACATTACCTGAGCCGTATCGCCTACGGTTTCGCCGCGGCCGAGCTGGATGTCATTTTTGCTCAGGAACAGTGCATGACCGCCAAGCTGATACATGCCTACCTCGAAGGACACGCGTGTGCGGGTCGAGGATTTTTCAAAAATAAGTCCGATTGTCTTGCCCTTCAGCGGCTGGTAAACCTCGCCGTTTTTTTGCTTCTTCTTCAGCTCGATAGCCAGATCAATCAGGTACGTGATTTCTTCCGGGCTGTAATCGTTCAGCTCCAGCAGATCACGGCCTTTGAGCTGCTGTGCGATAGTTAGCTTATCGCTCATGAATGTACCTCCCCGTCTGCTTGGTTAGCATAAGTATGAATCAGCGGGACAAGAATGTCCACCGCCTGGTTGATCTCATCACGGCCCACATATAAATTAGGCAGCAGGCGGATCACATTCGGTCCGGCCTGCACGAACAGCAGCCCCTGCTTCTGTCCCGCCAGTACAATATCGCCTACAGCATCTGTACATTCGATTCCGATCAAGAGGCCTTTACCGCGCACTTCTTTCACAAAAGGCGTATCTGCCAGCTTCTCTCTGAGCAAGCCGCGCAGGTATTCGCCCATCTCCTCAGCGCGCTGCGGCAGCTCGTCTTCGAGCATCGTCTCAATAGTAGCTTCCATCACCGCTGCCGCCAGCGGCGTACCGCCGAAGGTGCTGGCATGGCTGCCCGGGCTGAACGCATCGCGCAGATATCCTTTGCCCAGCATAACGCCTGCCGGGAATCCGCTTGCTACGCCTTTGGCCAGCGTGAAAATATCCGGCTCAATACCGTAGTGCTGATGCGCAAACAGCTTGCCTGTACGGCCCATGCCGGTCTGCACTTCATCCACGATCAGCAGCAGGCCATGCTCGTTGCACAGCTCAACTACAGCATCGAGGAATTCCTGCTGTACCTCCAGCACGCCGCCTTCGGCCAGGATCATCTCCAGCATGATGGCTGCAGTATTGTCCGTAATGGCCGCCTTCAGCGCCGTCAGATCATGCAGAGGCACCGTCTTGAAGCCCTCCGGGAGCGGCAGGAAGCCCTCTTTTACCTTCTGCTGTCCGGTGGCTGTCAGCGTCGCCAGAGTACGACCATGGAAGGACTGCTCAAACGTAATGATCTCGTAGCGTCCCGTGCCCTTCACTTTCTGATGATAACGGCGGGCCAGCTTGATTGCAGCCTCATTCGCCTCCGCACCGCTGTTGCAAAAGAACACCTGATCAGCACAGCTATTACCCGTAAGTAACGCTGCTACCCGGTCCTGTCCCGGAATATGGAACAGATTCGACACATGCCACAGCGTATCAATCTGCTCCTTCAGCTTTGCGCCAACCTTCTCCGGAGCGTGCCCCAGACTGGTTACCGCCAGCCCGCACATGAAATCAAGATACTTGTTACCCTGGTCGTCCCAGACCCAGCTGCCTTTGCCCTTAACCAGACTCAGATCATATCTGGCGTAGGACGGGAATACCGCACTCAGCTTGGCAGGAGCAGCCTCCTGAACCTCCGTTTCCCCTGAACGGGTATCCGCAGCCCCTGTTAAAGAATCTTTTTCCGCCTGTGTAAGCTCACTCATTCTTAGTCACTCTCCCACCATGCTGCTTCCGGTAAACCGGCAGCGCTATATTTTGATAACACCTGACTTCCGGCTCGGCTTGTGTCCACTCTATCTTACCAAACTACGAACGGATAATTCTCGTCCCCAGCTTCTCCCCGCCCAGCACGCGGCTCAGCACCTGAGGCTCTTTGCCGTCTACGATAACGACTTCGGACACGCTGCCCTGAATACAGTCCATCGCGGCGCGCACTTTAGGGATCATACCGCCGTAAATTTCACCGCTGGCAATCAGCTCTTCAATCTGCGTCACTGTGACTGATGGAAGTACAACCTTTTCACCATCCATTGTGCGCATAATGCCCGGAACGTCAGTGACCACAATCATCGAAGGCGATTCGACAAAAGAGGCCACCGCTCCCGCCGCCGTATCCGCATTAATATTGTAACGCTGCCCCGCAGCATCCACGCCGATCGGTGCGATAACCGGAATGTAGCCGAGTGCGAGAATTCCTTTTACGATCTCCGCCTTAACCTCAATCACCTCGCCGACCTGCCCTACCTCATCGCTGTTGGCTACAGGCCGTGCCAGAATCAGATTGCCGTCAACGCCGGACAAACCAAGCGCCTGCCCGCCGCTGCCCTGGATTCTGCGGACAATCGCCTTGTTGATGCTTCCGGCCAGCGTCATCTCTACAACATCCAGCACTTCCTCTGTCGTCACCCGCAGACCATTTACAAAGCTGCTCTCAATCCCCAGCTTCGCCAGATTATCCGAAATCGCCGGCCCTCCGCCGTGTACAATTACAGGCTTAACCCCGCTGCCCTGCAGCGCCCGCAGATCCTCAAAAAAAGAATCCGGCAGCGCAGCCAGCGTACTCCCGCCGCATTTCATCACAAACAGCTTTTCTATATTTAGCTCGCTCATCGATTCTGTACCCTCCCTATGGTCTTATACCAGCCGCCCGTCAGGTACGGTACGCAGCATTAATACGTACATAATCATAAGTGAGGTCACAGCCCCAGGCTGTAGCTTTACCTTCGCCGTCAGCAAGCTTTACGGTAATCAGTACGGTATCAGTCTTTTGCAGATAGTGCAGAGCCTGCTCCTCATCAAAAGCTACAGGCCGCGACTGGCGCAGCACCGCAATCTCCCCAAGCGAAATATCAACCTTTTCGGGCGATACCGGTACTCCGGCACGTCCAACAGCAGCAATAATCCGCCCCCAGTTGGCATCCGCCCCAAAAATCGCCGACTTCACCAGGCTGGAGCCCACTACCGTCTTCGCAATCGCAGCTGCCGCCTCATCATGCACCGCACCGCTGATCTGTACCTCAATCAGTTTGGTCGCACCTTCACCGTCCCGGGCAATCGCCTTGGCCAGATGCTGGCACACATAGGTAAACGCCGCAGCAAAAGCATCCCAGTCCGCGTGCAGACGCGTCAGCTTCTCATTTCCGGCCAGACCGCTGGCCATCGTCACGAGCATATCATTCGTGCTTGTATCTCCATCAACAGTTATCATATTAAAAGTAGTATTAGTAGCTGTGCGCAGCAGGCTTTGCAGATCTTCCCCGTCAATCAGGGCATCCGTCGTCATGAAGCCAAGCATAGTGGCCATATTCGGATGAATCATCCCCGAGCCCTTGGCTGCACCAGCAATTGTTACCTCTATTCCGCCGACTGATACTGTGACGCAGCATTCTTTTTTCACCAGATCGGTTGTCAAAATAGCCTGGCTGAACTCCTCCGCTCCGGAGGCGCCTCCATCCAGCTTCTCCTGAATTCCGGTAATCCCGCTGCGCACACAGTCCATCTTCAGTAATTCGCCGATAACGCCTGTTGAGGCAACGGCAACATCCAGCTCATTGACACCAAGCGCTTTGGCCGCAGCAGCACGCATCTCGTAAGCATCTTTTTCACCCTGCTCGCCTGTGCAGGCATTGGCATTCCCGCTGTTTACGATGACTGCCTGCAGGGTACCGTCCGCCAGACTTTCCCGGGTTACTTTAAGCGGCGCAGCCTGGAATACATTCGTTGTATACACAGCCGCGGCTGTTGCCGGAACCTCGCAGAGAATGACTCCAAGATCGTTACGGGTTGTTTTTTTGAGGCCGCAGTGCAGTCCAGCAGAGGTAAAACCTTTTGGTGCGGTAATGCTTCCGCCCTCCACGACAGTATATAGCTGAGTTATGCTCATTGTATGTTTGACCGCTGCGCTTTACGGATACACTGGTGTGTAACCTAGGCCGCGGGTTTCCTCCCATCCCATCATCAAATTCAGGTTCTGAATCGCCTGCCCTGCTGCGCCTTTAACGATGTTGTCAATGACAGACACAATCGTTACCCGTCCTGTACGGGCATCTGCCGAGAAGCCGATATCGCAATAATTCGAGCCGCTGACCTCTTTGGTTGCGGGAAGCACTCCTGCCTCGCGGATACGCACAAAAGATCTGCCTGCATAATACTTACGGTATAATTCCACAAAATCCTGCTCGCTATAAGCCCCGTTCATTCCTGCATACATCGTACTCATAATTCCACGGGTCATCGGTACCATATGGGTCGTGAACGTCACCGTTACTTTTTCACCTGAGATATCTGTAAGCACCTGTTCAATCTCCGGAATATGCTGATGCTTGTTGACTTTATAGGCTTTGAGATTCTCATTGACCTCGGCATAATGAACGCCCAGATTCACTCCGCGTCCCGCTCCCGAAATACCTGACTTCGCATCAATAATAATGCTCTCCGGCTTGATCCAGCCTGCCTCCACCGCAGGAATCAGTCCCAGCAGCGTAGCGGTCGGATAACAGCCCGGATTGGATATAAAATCCACCCCGGCAGCGCGTTCACCATATACCTCGCATAATCCGTAGAATGCCTGCTCAAGGTAAGCCGCCGGCGGAGCCGTGTGTTTATACCATTGCTCATACTCTGCGCCATCCTTCAGCCGGAAGTCACCGGACAGATCGACGACCTTCAGACCCGCTTCCAGCAGCTGCGGCACCAGCTTGGCGCTGACCCCGGAGGGAGTCGCCGTGAAAACTACATCTGCCCTGCCCGCAATCTCAGCCGGATCTACTCCGTCCAGCTTCCGCTCTACAATTCCCGTCAAATGCGGAAAACCGAGCTCGATCGGCTCTCCGGCGCTTGATGAGGAGATTACGGAAGTAATCTCAATATCCGGGTGGTTCTGCAAAAGCCTGATCAGCTCCACACCACCATATCCTGTAGACCCCACTATCGCCGCTCTCAGCTTGCCTGCCACTGTCATCCCCGCTTTCTAACTGTTTCTATTCATGCATACCGTCCTGCAAATATGTATTATTATACGACTGAATTAATATAAATACAACATGTAACGTTAAGTTTATTGGGAGGACCGTTATATAAGAAAGAGAAGCGCAGACTTCTCCATTGGAGCCTCTACGCTTCTCTTTTAAATCCTTCACCGAGTACCTCGTGGGCCTCTGTTATAATCACGAACGCGCCCGGATCGACGGAGCGGACAATCGCTTTTAGCCGGGTGATCTCATTCTGGCCGACAACCGCCATCAGCACAATCCGGTTATCACCGGTATAGCCGCCTTGCGCATTCAGCTTGGTCAGTCCGCGGTCCAGATCATTTAGAATTGCCTGGGATATCGCCTCTGTATGATCCGAAATGATATAAGCCACCTTGGTCACACTAAAGCCCATTTCCAGGGCATTAATCACTCTCCCGGTTACGAACAGGCCAATCAGTGCATACATTGCCTGTTCCATGCCCAGCACAAACGCAGCCAGTGTAATAACCGTGCCGTCCAGCAGCACAACAGACAGCGAAAAGCTGAAGCCGGTAATCTTTTGAATAATCTGCGCTGCAATCGTCAGCCCGCCCGTTGATCCGCGTCCGCGGAACACCAGACCCAGCCCAAGTCCTACTGCGATCCCTCCATAAATAGAAGCCAGCAGCGGATTCGTCGTCGGGACCGGGCCATCTTTGGTCAGGTAGATAAACAGCGGCAGCACAAAGCTCCCCAGCAGGGAGCGCATACCATATTGCTTGCCGAGGAAAATAATCCCCAGGATGAACAGTGGAATGTTCAGCGCCCACTGGGTAAAAGCAGGCTCTGCGCCAAACCAGGCTTCAGCAAGCACCGATAAGCCGGATACTCCACCAGAGGCTATCCGGTTCGGCAGGAAAAAAAGATTAAACCCGAGACCGGTAATCAAGGAACCGATCAGGATTAACGCTATATCTACTGTATGGCGCAGCGGCCCGTTCAGCGGAATCAGCGGCGGTTTGTTGCGTGAATTGACTTTTTGCATGCTCTAGCTTCTCCTTACTACACTCCGAGGACGCGTAGAAATCCAGTTATGCTTATTCAACTTCAGTCTTGATCTGGCTTCGCAGATAGCCGTCAATGAACAGGTTAATATCGCCGTCCATTACCGCTCCCACGTTCCCGGTTTCCACGGAAGTACGGTGATCCTTCACCATGCTGTAAGGGTGGAATACATACGAGCGAATCTGGCTGCCCCAGGCAATATCAGACTGCTCACCGCGGATCTCATCCAGTTGCTTCTGCTGCTCCTGCAGCTTCTGCTCATATAGCTTGGAGCGCAGCATCTTCATCGCCTGCTCCCGGTTCTTGATCTGTGAGCGTTCATTCTGACAGGTTACCACCACGCCTGTAGGAATATGCGTAATCCGCACTGCAGAGTCCGTAGTATTGATGTGCTGACCGCCCGCGCCGCTGGCCCGGTAGGTATCAATCTTCAGATCCTCTGTACGGATCTCCACTTCAACATCATCCGAAATTTCCGGAACCACATCGCAGGAAACAAACGAGGTGTGCCGTCTGCCGGAAGAGTCGAACGGCGAGATACGCACCAGCCGGTGTACCCCCTTCTCCGTCTTCAGATAGCCGTAGGCATTAAAGCCCTTGATCAGCAGCGTTACGCTCTTGATCCCCGCTTCATCGCCCGGCAGGTAGTCCAGTACTTCAACCTTGAAGCCGTTTTTCTCGGCCCAGCGTGTATACATACGCAGCAGCATCTGTCCCCAGTCCTGGGACTCCGTTCCGCCGGCGCCCGGATGAAGCTCCAGAATCGCATTCAGCTTATCATACGGCTGGTTCAGCAGCAGCTGCAGCTCGAACTCATCGACCTTGCCGGCGACTGTGCGGATTGTCCCGGCTACTTCTGCTGCCAGCTCCTCATCGCCTTCCTCATCGGCCAGCTCCGCCATCATTGAGGCATCATCATATTCCTGCTGCAGCTTCTCGAACTGGTCTACTACCGATTTGACCGCGTTCATCTCACCAATGACCGCCTGAGCCTGCTCATTGTCATTCCAGAAGTCGGGCGCAGCCATCTTCTCTTCAAAGTTCGCAATGACTTCCAATTTGAGGTCTAAGTCAAAGAGACCCCCTAAGGTTGGTTAATTTCTTGCCTATTTCACGCAGGTCCTGCTTTACGCTAGGATCAATCATGGGATCACTACACCTTTCAAAATAAAATATTGCGCGGGGCCGCTGATTGGAGGTTTTGTGGATCTGCTCAACAATGCTGCTCCTTAGAGCTGGCACTGCAAAACCTCTAACCCGGTTAATACGCAGATCCGAGGAATGCTTGGACTTCCGGCCGCTGTTGTCTTCAGATTTCTTGATTTGAACCGCTGTTCGCGGTAGAAATCTGAAGACAGCCTATGCTTCCTTAGCGAGCTTTTCTGCGAAAAGCTTTCAGGCGGACGCTAACGCTCCTACAGTTCCAAACTTCCCCTCCACCGCTTCCGCCTTGGTTTTAGATTTTTCGTGAACGCAGCTCATCCTCTGCAGTTGCATCGCCCGATCCGCAAAACTCCAAAAAAGCGGCCGGGCCGCAAACGGGGGAATCCCCCGGGCCCAGCCGCTTTTATTAACATTATAAGCCTGAAGCGTTCGGGATATCCTTACGCGTTCTGGCCGTGGCAGTTCTTGTATTTCTTGCCGCTGCCGCATGGGCAAGGGTCGTTACGGCCGATGGCGGCTTCAACGTGCACAGGACGCTTTTCAGCCGGCTCAGCGTTGGTCGAGATTTTGTCTTCCTCGACTACAGACTGGCGTTCCTGGTTGGCTTCGATGTGCGCCTTCATAATATACGTAGCGACTTCCTCCTGGATGGCGGCAGTCATGGCGTTGAACATCTCAAAGCCTTCAAATTGATACTCACGCAGCGGGTCAGTACCGCCGTACGCACGGAGGTGAATCCCTTGACGGAGCTGATCCATCGCATCAATATGATCCATCCATTTGCTGTCTACAGAACGGAGCACGATAACTTTTTCGAATTCACGAACCAGCTCAGCGCCAAGGCGCTCTTCACGCGCATCGTATTTCTGCATAACACGGTCAAAGATGAAATCAACGATTTCTTCCACTTCTTTACCCCAGAGGTCATCACGTGTAAGGGCGCCTTCATCAAGCAGCTTGCTGTTAACGTAGTCGGCAATCTCTTGCAGCTCCCAGTTTTCCGGAATATCATCCACACAGTGAGCGCGGACTACACGGTCAATGACCGGCTTAATCATTTCCGTTACGACATCCTTGATGTTGTCGGATTCGAGAATTTCGCGGCGCTGTTTATAAATAATTTCACGCTGCTGGTTCATGACATCATCATATTGCAGAACGACTTTACGGATATCAAAGTTATTGCCTTCAACCCGTTTCTGGGCTGATTCGACAGCACGGGTAATCATCCGGCTCTCAATCGGCTGATCCTCTTCAAATCCCAGACGGTCCATCATGTTCAGAACGTTGTCGGCGCCAAAGCGCTTCATGAGCTCATCACCGAGTGACAGATAGAACTGAGTCGAACCCGGGTCACCCTGGCGTCCGGCACGTCCGCGCAACTGGTTATCAATCCGGCGGGATTCATGACGCTCTGTACCAATGATATGCAGACCGCCAACATCTCTAACGCCATCACCAAGCGTGATATCTGTACCGCGTCCAGCCATGTTCGTGGCAATCGTTACGGTTCCCGGCTGACCGGCTTGTGAAATAATCTCCGCTTCCGATTCATGATGCTTGGCATTCAGCACCTGGTGCTTGATGCCCTTACGCTTCAGCATGTCAGATACACGTTCAGAGTTCTCGATCGACACCGTACCTACCAGCACCGGCTGGTTCTTTTTGTGGCGTTCTACGATTTCTGCTACTACCGCATTAAATTTACCGTTCTCACTCTTATAGACAACGTCAGGCATATCCTCACGCTGGTTCGGTTTGTTCGTCGGTACCTGCAGCACTTCCAGGCCGTAAATCTTCTTGAATTCTTCTTCTTCCGTCTTCGCAGTACCTGTCATACCGCCCAGTTTGCGGTACATCCGGAAGTAGTTCTGGAAGGTGATTGTAGCCAGCGTCATGCTCTCGTTCTGCACCTGGATTTCTTCCTTAGCCTCAATCGCCTGATGCAGCCCGTCGCTGTAACGGCGGCCAGCCATCAGACGTCCGGTGAACTCATCGACGATAACAACCTCATCACCGTTCACCACATAATCGACGTCACGGCGCATAATGACATTTGCCTTAAGCGCCTGCACGATATGATGGTTCAGCGTTACGTGGCTGTGGTCATACAGGTTCTCAACGCCAAAAGCGCGTTCAGCCGTAGCCACGCCTTTCTCAGTCAAAGCTACCGACTTCACTTTAATATCAACAGTGTAATCTTCTTCAGCCGTCAGCTTTTTAACAAAACGGTCTGCTGCATAGTACAGCTCTGTCGATTTCTCGGCTTGTCCGGAAATAATCAGCGGAGTACGCGCTTCGTCGATCAGAATGGAGTCCACTTCATCAATAATACAGAAATATAGCGGGCGTTGTACCATTTGCTCTTTATAGAGCACCATGTTGTCACGCAGATAGTCAAAACCAAATTCATTATTAGTACCATACGTAATATCGCAGGCATAAGCTTGTTGTTTATCAGCATGGTCCATACCGTTCAGGTTAACCCCGACCGTCATGCCCAGGAAGTTATAGATTTGTGCCATTTGCGCACTGTCGCGCTGAGCCAGATAATCGTTTACCGTTACAACATGCACACCCTTGCTGAGCAATGCATTCAGATAAACCGGCAGAGTACCCACCAGGGTCTTACCTTCACCTGTCTTCATCTCGGAGATCCGGCCTTCATGCAGCGCCATACCTCCAACCAGCTGTACGTCAAAATGCCGCATGCCCAGCGTCCGTTTGGAAGCTTCGCGTACGGTTGCAAATGCCTCTGGAAGAATCTCCTCCAAAGTCTCGCCCTTTTCAATCCGGGCCCGGAATTCTTCTGTCTTCGACTTAAGCGCCTCATCCGAGAGTGCTACGAATTCAGGTTCCAGTCCGTTAATAATTTCGACCGTCTTCATGAGACGTTTGACATCGCGTTCGTTGGTGTCGCCGAATATTTTCTTTACAAGTCCTAGCATGGTTAACCCCTTTCATGCAACACAGATGGTGGAACCGAGCCCATCCTTAATAAAAAATTGAAAGGGCCATATATTATTTCGATTCCGCTGCTTCATAAATTGTAACAGTTTGTAAGACAAGCCGCAATACGAGCAGCCGCAACCTTATTTTACAAAATAGCAGAAGCGCTGAATTGTCACTCTTTCTATACGAATAAGAGCCCTATTCGCTTCAAGCGAATAGGGACTCGGCTGATTTTTGTAATTAATACTGCCTGCAATGACCATTCGGCATATGGCGTTCCCGGTGAACCAGATTAATCCTGTTCGATCAGGCCGTACTTGCCGTCATTGCGTTTGTAAACAACGCTTACTTCAGAAGTCTCAATGTTGGAGAATACGAAGAAATTATGTCCAACCATATTCATCTGCAGAATAGCTTCCTCCACATCCATCGGCTTCAAGGTGAAGCGTTTGTTCCGCACAACTTCCAGATCATCGTAATCCTGTTCCTCGACAGCCACGGCACTTGCCGGTTCTTCCACGAAGATGGTCTTCAGGCTGCCTTCCTGACGGAACTTACGGTTGAGCTTGGTTTTGTGCTTGCGGATCTGACGTTCCAGCTTGTCCACAACAGCATCAATAGATGCATACATATCGTCGCTGCGGTCTTCTGCACGAAGCGTTACACCAGCTAATGGAATTGTGACTTCCACCGTGTGGATGCCGCGCACTACGCTAAGCGTCACATATCCTTCTGAGGTAGGGGGTGCATCGAAATACTTCTCAAGTCTGCTGAGCTTCTTATCAACATATTCTCTCAAAGCATCTGTCACTTCAATTTGTTGACCTCGAATGCTGAATTGCATAGGGCACTCCTCCTTTGTTTACGTTCCCATTATACCAAATTGTCAGCGCTAAGTAAAAAGCAATTCATTACAGACTTTACATTTACCTTACATAACTTATAGCAAGGCATACTTACAAATAAACAAAGTCCGGACGGGGCAATCAGCCTGCCCACATCCGGACCCTGTTCAGCCGCTTATATTATTCCTGAAATGAACGAAATTATAATAGCAAACAGCTTAAGAACGCCTGTTTACGAACACTATTTGCTTTAAGGGCTATTTTGTATGAATCCGCAATATTTCTATCGGTGACAAAGATGTCCCGCTGCCTGCAATGACATATACTTTATAGGCAGTATTAGCCGTAAGACCACTTAGTGCCAGTGTCTCTCTTACTCCCGGCACCGGTGTAACTCCGCCGCTCCAAGGTGCAGCAAGCTGTGCTCCGGAGCTGTTTTGCCCTGCTAATATCTGTGCTGCAGTAGGCTGGGTAGCATCGGCCGGAAGCACCACGTACCGTACTGGTGTAGCGGTACCACCCGTCTGACCATAGGTCACATAAACATCGGCTGTCACTGTCCCCATAGAACCCGGGCTGAGCTCAGTAATAACTCCTCCACTGGCAGAAGCTGTAGCTAACCGTAATGTATATACGCCTGACCAGTTCCCTGCAGTATCAGCAACCGCAATGTAGGTCGTGTATTCTGTGGCTGGCTGCAATCCATAAACCGAGAAGGATACAGTGCTGCCGGCGGTAGCAGCCGTCTTACCGGCGTTCACACCTGCCGATCCGGCAGCGGTCAGACCATCACGCACCTGCAGGTTTGTCGGAAGGAGTGCAGTGCTGCTGTAAGGAGCGACAACATAATAAACAGCGCCTGTTACTGACGGAGTCAAATACACATCAGCAGTAACAGATCCTACCTGTCCGTACGTTATATTGCTAACGGTTGGTGCGGTGCTTCCACCTCCGCCGCCTCCACCTCCGCCGCTACCTCCGCCAGTTGAGCCGGCAGGAGTTGCTGTCGGCGTTGGAGAAGCCGTTGCAGATGGCGTAGCTGTCGGGGTTGGAGTAGGCGTGACTGTGCTGCCTGTACCAGGCTTATTCGCAGCTGAGTTACCAATGATCCCTACGGCTTCAGCTCTGGTCAGTGCCTTTTTCGGCCCGAAGGTTCCATCCGGATAACCGTTAATAATGCTCTTGGCGGCCGCTGCTGCAACCGCTCCTTTGGCCCATGAGGCAATTTGCGCGCTATCCTTGAACGTCAGCGTTGTGCTGTTTGTGTTCAAGCTCAGCAGCTTTGCGGTAATTACCGCAGCTTCCTGACGGGTAATCGGACTGGTAGCACGGAAAGTATTATTTTCATATCCGCCAATATATCCGGCTCTCACAGCCTTGGCTACTTCGCTGTAAGCCCAATTTGAGCTCTTGAGATCTGTAAAGGTAATTGCTGCCGTGTCCGTAAATCCAAATAAACGGTTTACCAGCGCAACATATTCACCACGGGTAATCGCATTATTCGGCTTTACCGTCCCGTCAGCATAGCCCTGGAGGTAGCCTTTATCGAGCCAGTCCTGCAGTTGACTCTGCGCCCAGTGCCCCTGAATATCCTTAGCCGTTGCTGCAGATACACTTCCAAGAGCGCCGAACAACATGCTGATTCCGAGTATGCCAGTCATTAAACCACGCCACATTTTCTTCATTCTGCTATCCATCCTCCTAAAAGTTTTTTATGCGTACACCTCCATGGTTACTTACCATAACCGCACAAACTCATTTCCGGAAGCGTACGCTTACATTTGTTGGCCTCCGCACACATAACGCATTAAATACAGCACCTGCTTCAGAAGCATTCTGTTGTTCTCTCACTTAGGCAGTATGATGAAATTCATTCGTTCACACTTTGTGTATAACTTCTTCTTCACCGCCGGTGGGCATTGGCTGCGGGAGTATCGTTTTCACACCCTTCTCTAACCATACGCCTAAGCACGAATAGTCTGCATCGAGGCAAGATCGTAGGCCCAACGTCTGTTATTACCCAAATTTTGCATGACTCTAACAATAAACTGGAAATTGATGTTAGCTATCGATTTTCAGAGACAAATTAGCGCTTACAAAACAAAAAAAGACCCCGGGAGAATCCCAGGGTCTCTGCTAGCGTTGTCTAAATTGCTAACCATCTACCATATATGTAGGTCGGCTTCGCCGGATGATTATAATTTGATGACGTTAGCTGCTTGTGGTCCGCGTGCGCCTTCAACGATGTCAAACTCTACGGATTGACCTTCATCCAAAGTCTTGAAACCATCAGTTTGGATTGCGGAGAAGTGTACGAATACGTCGCCACCATCGGCAGTTTCGATGAAGCCATAGCCTTTTTCTGCGTTAAACCATTTAACTTTACCTTCCATTGATTAAACATTCCCTTCGTCATCAGATGAACGTGAGTCTTGCCCACAACTCGACTATACCACCGCAGCTTCTTCATTGTCAATTGGAAAAGTAAATGTTTACTTTCAATAATTTACCACCCATTAATTTAAAATAAAGTTGCTTCAAATGTGATCATTTCATCAAAAAGGAGCAGACGCTATATAATACCCGTCTGCTCCTGAGATGAAACATCAAGAGTGTTATTTTTTGCGGTCCATTAGGATACTGTCGGGGGTGTAGGCGGCCTCGTAGGCGTTACGTTGGGTTTTGGCTTGGTTGCGTTTCTGCAGCCAGTCCCGGGCCTCTAACCGGTGGGCGTTCATTCGGGCTACAATAGCAGGGTCGTGTTCCAGAATCCGACCTAATACTGCTTTTT contains these protein-coding regions:
- the secA gene encoding preprotein translocase subunit SecA, which codes for MLGLVKKIFGDTNERDVKRLMKTVEIINGLEPEFVALSDEALKSKTEEFRARIEKGETLEEILPEAFATVREASKRTLGMRHFDVQLVGGMALHEGRISEMKTGEGKTLVGTLPVYLNALLSKGVHVVTVNDYLAQRDSAQMAQIYNFLGMTVGVNLNGMDHADKQQAYACDITYGTNNEFGFDYLRDNMVLYKEQMVQRPLYFCIIDEVDSILIDEARTPLIISGQAEKSTELYYAADRFVKKLTAEEDYTVDIKVKSVALTEKGVATAERAFGVENLYDHSHVTLNHHIVQALKANVIMRRDVDYVVNGDEVVIVDEFTGRLMAGRRYSDGLHQAIEAKEEIQVQNESMTLATITFQNYFRMYRKLGGMTGTAKTEEEEFKKIYGLEVLQVPTNKPNQREDMPDVVYKSENGKFNAVVAEIVERHKKNQPVLVGTVSIENSERVSDMLKRKGIKHQVLNAKHHESEAEIISQAGQPGTVTIATNMAGRGTDITLGDGVRDVGGLHIIGTERHESRRIDNQLRGRAGRQGDPGSTQFYLSLGDELMKRFGADNVLNMMDRLGFEEDQPIESRMITRAVESAQKRVEGNNFDIRKVVLQYDDVMNQQREIIYKQRREILESDNIKDVVTEMIKPVIDRVVRAHCVDDIPENWELQEIADYVNSKLLDEGALTRDDLWGKEVEEIVDFIFDRVMQKYDAREERLGAELVREFEKVIVLRSVDSKWMDHIDAMDQLRQGIHLRAYGGTDPLREYQFEGFEMFNAMTAAIQEEVATYIMKAHIEANQERQSVVEEDKISTNAEPAEKRPVHVEAAIGRNDPCPCGSGKKYKNCHGQNA
- a CDS encoding S-layer homology domain-containing protein, coding for MKKMWRGLMTGILGISMLFGALGSVSAATAKDIQGHWAQSQLQDWLDKGYLQGYADGTVKPNNAITRGEYVALVNRLFGFTDTAAITFTDLKSSNWAYSEVAKAVRAGYIGGYENNTFRATSPITRQEAAVITAKLLSLNTNSTTLTFKDSAQIASWAKGAVAAAAAKSIINGYPDGTFGPKKALTRAEAVGIIGNSAANKPGTGSTVTPTPTPTATPSATASPTPTATPAGSTGGGSGGGGGGGGGSTAPTVSNITYGQVGSVTADVYLTPSVTGAVYYVVAPYSSTALLPTNLQVRDGLTAAGSAGVNAGKTAATAGSTVSFSVYGLQPATEYTTYIAVADTAGNWSGVYTLRLATASASGGVITELSPGSMGTVTADVYVTYGQTGGTATPVRYVVLPADATQPTAAQILAGQNSSGAQLAAPWSGGVTPVPGVRETLALSGLTANTAYKVYVIAGSGTSLSPIEILRIHTK
- the prfB gene encoding peptide chain release factor 2 (programmed frameshift); amino-acid sequence: MIDPSVKQDLREIGKKLTNLRGSLDLDLKLEVIANFEEKMAAPDFWNDNEQAQAVIGEMNAVKSVVDQFEKLQQEYDDASMMAELADEEGDEELAAEVAGTIRTVAGKVDEFELQLLLNQPYDKLNAILELHPGAGGTESQDWGQMLLRMYTRWAEKNGFKVEVLDYLPGDEAGIKSVTLLIKGFNAYGYLKTEKGVHRLVRISPFDSSGRRHTSFVSCDVVPEISDDVEVEIRTEDLKIDTYRASGAGGQHINTTDSAVRITHIPTGVVVTCQNERSQIKNREQAMKMLRSKLYEQKLQEQQKQLDEIRGEQSDIAWGSQIRSYVFHPYSMVKDHRTSVETGNVGAVMDGDINLFIDGYLRSQIKTEVE
- the raiA gene encoding ribosome-associated translation inhibitor RaiA; amino-acid sequence: MQFSIRGQQIEVTDALREYVDKKLSRLEKYFDAPPTSEGYVTLSVVRGIHTVEVTIPLAGVTLRAEDRSDDMYASIDAVVDKLERQIRKHKTKLNRKFRQEGSLKTIFVEEPASAVAVEEQDYDDLEVVRNKRFTLKPMDVEEAILQMNMVGHNFFVFSNIETSEVSVVYKRNDGKYGLIEQD
- a CDS encoding cold shock domain-containing protein; translation: MEGKVKWFNAEKGYGFIETADGGDVFVHFSAIQTDGFKTLDEGQSVEFDIVEGARGPQAANVIKL